In the genome of Colwellia sp. PAMC 21821, the window CAGCTGCCGTACTCTGATTAACCGTGCGCGTTTGTGCTGGCTCGTTATCATTAGCACGTTTGGAGTCGGCCACATTGACTTGTTTCAATTCTGCCGTTTGCACTTTAACTTCATTGCTTTCGCTAACAACAGCTTTATGAACGGTATTTTGCTCAGCGATTAATTCAGGCGCGGATACTTTTTTAGCCTGCGCTAGATCTAATACACTATCTTTATCTGTCGCACTACTTAGCAATTCTCGATTGCTAGCTTCTTGCCTAGTTACTTGCTGAGTTTCTTGCTTAATATTTTGCTTAGCTTCTTGATTTTTATCTGCAGCATTCACTTCTTGAGCCAAGGCCTGAATGCGTGCTTGCTCTGCAATTAAGTCGGCTTCATCAACTCCCCCTTGCTCGCTAGCTAATAAGTTTGCACTCTCTACACTTGTTGCTATCTGCTTAGCATTCGAGGCATCAGGAGTGTTAACCACATTCTGAGCTGTATTTAGGGCCGAACTCTCAGCAGAGTTTTTTAACGTACTACTTGCAACGTTCTTGACTAAGCCCCCTGCTACAGTTTCGGCGGTAATCTCAGATAACTGTTTCGCGCTAGCTTCACCAGTTGCAAGTAATTTATTTTGTTGAGTGTTATTAGCATTTGCTAACACGGTTACTTGCTCACCTTTAACATTTTTTGCTAGTACGTTTTGCTCTGCAGTTAGATTTTTAGCCTGCTCTGATAGCATTATATTTTTATTGTTGGCCAATATTGATTCATCAACTGCCGCTGTAATTTTACCCTGTAGTTCAACACTGGTATTTTCTGCCGCAGACTTGGTCAATAATTGCTGTGATCCCTGCAACATTTTTAATAAATCAACAGCATCATCTTTTTCGACGTGACTCGCAGCGTTATTTACCGTTTGAGTTTGAGCGCCGACATATGAATTTGACTGATTATTTGATGCTTTAGGGTCGCCATTAAATGCTCCTCCAGCTTTTTCAATCGCTCTAATTTCTGCTTCTAATGGTGTTACAGGAAGAGGAACAGGCAGTGTATGTTCAGAATCTTTAGACTTGGCACCAGTAATTAACTGTTCGCCATTTGCAGCTACCGTTATAGGAACAATAAATCCATCGCCCTCTTTTGGTGAGGTTACTAAAGATTTATCATCTATTGGCAAGGGCACTGGCAGTTTATCAGCATCATCGTTTACCGTTTTATTTGCTGCTAATTGGGACTCATTATCAATAGGAAAAGGCATCGATGAATTTTGGCTATTATCGTTTTTAGCGGATAAAGACGCATCATTGGCCGGTAAAGGCAAAGCTTGAGTGTCACCGGTTTGATTACCCTTGAAAGGCTTTAATGCACTGTCTTTACTTATAAGCTGTTGCTGTTGTTCTGCCGCTTTAGACGTAAGATTGCCGCCTTGCTTATTTTTATTATCCGATTCAGCAACGGTTTTTCTTGGATAATGTTGCTCCATAGCATCGGAAAATGCCTGGGTTTTCGCTTGATTTTTTATTGATGAATCACCTTTAGCACCCTGTTTATCAGGGGTTTGGCCAACATCAGCAGACAAAAAATTTACTTGAGACATAACAAACCTTTCTTAAATATCGACTTAAGCGCAATTTAATAAATTATTTCTATTGTTAATTAAGCAAAATTCATTCCAGAACTTGTTTGTATGGGCGTGGTTTACTGAAAAATTTAGGCACTATTGAATACTATTCGTGACTGTAATGGGGGGAGTTTAACGCTGACGTCGAAGAAATTGTTGAGTGGCTATTTCATCAAACATTTTTTGTTCTTGTTTGTTGGCGGCAAGTTGCAAAATGGCAAGTTTTTTATCTCTTAACAATTCCACCGCTTGTATTTTTCGTCTTTGCTCTAACCATTGCTTTTTACGGGTTTCAACTAGAGCTTTAGCCTGGTGAACCGCAATTTTAACTTGCTGAGCTGCATTATCTAGTTTCGCGATAAAAGCATGAAAATGGCTATATGTTGCGCTATCAATGCCTTCTAATGAACGCTGATTTAACCGGCGCATATATTCTAAGCGATAATCACTAACATTTTTAAAACGGTCTTTATTTTGCTGATAGTCAAATTCCGCGGCTTGTAATGCTTGCGACGCTTTTTGCTCTTTATCGAGCTCAAATTTATATAAGGTGTTCAACTGTTTCATGGCTTTAATTCCTTATTGATACTTGTGCTTTTTGATACTTGTGCTTTTTGATATTGGCGCTGTTTGATATTTATGCAGTTTGATCATTGTGCAGGCTG includes:
- a CDS encoding flagellar hook-length control protein FliK; protein product: MSQVNFLSADVGQTPDKQGAKGDSSIKNQAKTQAFSDAMEQHYPRKTVAESDNKNKQGGNLTSKAAEQQQQLISKDSALKPFKGNQTGDTQALPLPANDASLSAKNDNSQNSSMPFPIDNESQLAANKTVNDDADKLPVPLPIDDKSLVTSPKEGDGFIVPITVAANGEQLITGAKSKDSEHTLPVPLPVTPLEAEIRAIEKAGGAFNGDPKASNNQSNSYVGAQTQTVNNAASHVEKDDAVDLLKMLQGSQQLLTKSAAENTSVELQGKITAAVDESILANNKNIMLSEQAKNLTAEQNVLAKNVKGEQVTVLANANNTQQNKLLATGEASAKQLSEITAETVAGGLVKNVASSTLKNSAESSALNTAQNVVNTPDASNAKQIATSVESANLLASEQGGVDEADLIAEQARIQALAQEVNAADKNQEAKQNIKQETQQVTRQEASNRELLSSATDKDSVLDLAQAKKVSAPELIAEQNTVHKAVVSESNEVKVQTAELKQVNVADSKRANDNEPAQTRTVNQSTAAAISASTAEPKVDANQKPEANEVVDKLSSAKVDEQKLAKTEGEKLAPQVDKITSAFNQTLDAMATRPVASSAELAAQQTQNFESTINHLTTNTVQSQKSITALNTETIAIYRKDFADAVKDKVMVMINQKIQQVEIQLDPPEMGNIHVRVNLQNEQAAVQFVVQNQQAKEALEQNMGKLRDMLAESGVDVGDANIEQREAKEQKGNDFGQQANKGQNGEATEDNVSANDNSMHNVVKASSSGVDYYA
- the fliJ gene encoding flagellar export protein FliJ, whose translation is MKQLNTLYKFELDKEQKASQALQAAEFDYQQNKDRFKNVSDYRLEYMRRLNQRSLEGIDSATYSHFHAFIAKLDNAAQQVKIAVHQAKALVETRKKQWLEQRRKIQAVELLRDKKLAILQLAANKQEQKMFDEIATQQFLRRQR